Proteins from a genomic interval of Ensifer canadensis:
- the ade gene encoding adenine deaminase, protein MLQSWSRTAPELVDVAMGRAPADLVIRNGKWVNVYSGEIIPHTDIAVKAGRFAYVGADASHTIGEGTKVVDAAGRYLVPGLCDAHMHVESGLVTVTEFARAVIPHGTTTMFIDPHEIANVLGLAGVRLMNDEAQSLPINVYVQVPSCVPSAPGLETAGAELSATDVAEALSWPNIIGLGEMMNFPGVAFNDPKMVAEIAATQDARLTVGGHYASPHLGREFHAYAAGGPADDHEGTTVEDAIARVRQGMRAMLRLGSAWFDVAAQVKAITEAGVDPRNFLLCTDDSHSGTLVHDGHMNRVVRHAIAQGLKPITAIQMATLNTAQHFGVERELGSIAPGRRADLIITSDLAALPIEMVFARGELLADSGALVRDIPPFVYPESARNTVHLGKTLKAGDFDIGLNSTATRARVRVIGVVENQAPTRALEAELSAAGGIIEMDRAQDVCQIALVERHRGTGDVVNAFVSGFGYDSDCAVASTVAHDSHHMIVVGTNKDDMAKAANRLHEVGGGIVVIKHGKELALVELPVAGLMSDQRAEIVADKAAALVEAMRVCGCRLNNAYMQHSLLALVVIPELRISDKGLIDVRTFEKVDVLIS, encoded by the coding sequence ATGCTCCAATCCTGGTCGAGGACCGCACCCGAGCTCGTCGACGTCGCCATGGGCCGTGCGCCGGCGGACCTCGTCATCCGCAACGGCAAATGGGTCAACGTCTATTCCGGCGAGATCATTCCGCACACCGACATCGCGGTCAAAGCCGGCCGCTTCGCCTATGTCGGGGCAGACGCCAGCCATACGATCGGTGAAGGCACCAAGGTCGTCGACGCTGCCGGGCGTTATCTCGTGCCGGGGCTCTGCGACGCGCATATGCATGTCGAAAGCGGTCTCGTCACCGTCACCGAATTTGCGCGCGCCGTCATCCCGCACGGCACGACGACGATGTTCATCGACCCGCACGAGATCGCCAACGTGCTCGGCCTGGCCGGCGTGCGGCTGATGAACGACGAGGCGCAAAGCCTGCCGATCAATGTCTACGTGCAGGTGCCGAGCTGCGTGCCGAGCGCGCCCGGGCTCGAGACGGCGGGTGCTGAACTCTCGGCCACGGACGTGGCCGAAGCGTTGAGCTGGCCGAACATCATCGGGCTTGGCGAGATGATGAACTTTCCTGGTGTCGCCTTTAACGATCCCAAGATGGTCGCAGAAATCGCGGCAACCCAGGATGCGCGGCTGACCGTCGGCGGACACTATGCTTCGCCGCATCTCGGCCGGGAGTTTCACGCCTACGCCGCTGGCGGCCCGGCCGACGATCATGAAGGAACGACCGTCGAGGACGCGATTGCCCGCGTCAGACAGGGCATGCGTGCGATGTTGCGGCTCGGCTCAGCCTGGTTCGACGTTGCCGCCCAGGTCAAGGCGATCACTGAAGCCGGCGTCGATCCGCGCAACTTCCTGCTCTGCACCGACGACAGCCACTCCGGCACGCTGGTCCACGACGGCCACATGAACCGGGTGGTTCGCCACGCCATCGCCCAAGGGCTGAAGCCGATCACCGCCATCCAGATGGCCACGCTCAACACCGCCCAGCATTTCGGCGTCGAGCGGGAACTCGGCTCGATCGCACCAGGACGACGGGCCGACCTGATCATCACGTCGGACCTTGCTGCCCTGCCGATCGAGATGGTGTTTGCCCGCGGCGAACTGCTGGCAGATTCCGGCGCCTTGGTGCGCGATATCCCGCCCTTCGTTTATCCGGAAAGCGCCCGCAACACCGTCCACCTCGGCAAGACGCTCAAGGCCGGAGATTTCGACATCGGGCTTAACAGCACCGCGACCCGCGCGCGGGTCCGGGTGATCGGCGTCGTCGAGAACCAGGCGCCGACGCGTGCGCTTGAAGCCGAGCTTTCGGCGGCGGGCGGCATCATCGAGATGGATCGCGCCCAGGACGTCTGCCAGATCGCGCTGGTGGAGCGTCATCGCGGCACCGGCGACGTCGTCAATGCCTTCGTCTCCGGCTTCGGCTATGACAGCGATTGCGCGGTTGCAAGCACCGTGGCCCACGACAGCCACCACATGATCGTCGTCGGCACCAACAAGGACGACATGGCGAAAGCCGCGAACCGGCTGCACGAGGTCGGCGGCGGCATCGTGGTGATCAAGCACGGCAAGGAGCTTGCACTGGTTGAACTGCCGGTCGCGGGGCTGATGTCGGATCAGCGTGCCGAGATCGTGGCGGACAAGGCCGCGGCACTAGTCGAAGCGATGCGCGTCTGCGGCTGCCGGCTGAACAACGCCTACATGCAGCATTCGCTGCTGGCGCTCGTCGTCATTCCCGAACTGCGCATCTCCGACAAGGGGCTGATCGACGTCCGGACCTTCGAAAAGGTCGACGTCCTCATTTCATAA
- a CDS encoding ATP-binding protein, giving the protein MRSIRARLFFILLVTTGLMWLSATLWIFFSTRAEVEQVLDARLMEAAKMVSSLVVNQEIDPDKPAQTKAKIPVLEHPHYDRQLSCQIWSLDGTLIGKSESAPETTLSAHATGLSETVINGETWRVYAVENAELGVRVLVGDNLRIRDRLVNDVVKGLLFPALLIIPLLATLIWLSVGRGLAPLRKLAGDLAARDASDLHPIKETATPSEISPVLRALNGLFGRVAGARQREQNFIAFAAHELRTPLAGLKTQAQVALASNDAEIREKALGQIVAGVDRTGRLVRQLLDIASVEASEKARTVAEVNPGEMLVSLRSELLGHAGSAATVVVDPSLCKLQVRTNPDLLRLAARNLMENALHHSPASGMILCWLESDDGTTTIAIDDDGPGIPPEEMPHVTERFFRGRFRAAIGSGLGLSIAELALDHAGAALVLRNKVGGGLSARIVLPKHLIA; this is encoded by the coding sequence ATGCGATCGATCCGCGCACGCCTCTTCTTCATATTGCTCGTCACCACCGGGCTCATGTGGCTTTCGGCCACCCTATGGATCTTCTTCAGCACCCGCGCCGAGGTCGAGCAGGTGCTCGACGCCCGACTGATGGAGGCGGCGAAGATGGTCAGCTCGCTTGTGGTCAACCAGGAGATCGACCCGGATAAGCCGGCGCAGACGAAGGCAAAGATCCCGGTGCTCGAGCACCCGCATTACGACCGGCAGCTTTCTTGCCAGATCTGGTCGCTGGACGGCACCCTGATCGGCAAGTCGGAAAGCGCGCCGGAGACGACGCTGTCGGCGCATGCGACCGGCCTTTCCGAGACGGTGATCAATGGCGAAACCTGGCGGGTCTACGCGGTCGAGAATGCCGAGCTTGGCGTGCGCGTGCTCGTCGGCGACAACCTGCGCATCCGCGACAGGCTGGTCAACGACGTCGTCAAAGGCCTGCTCTTTCCGGCCCTCCTGATCATACCGCTGCTGGCGACCCTGATCTGGCTGAGCGTCGGGCGTGGTCTGGCACCGCTCAGAAAACTGGCGGGCGATCTTGCCGCCCGCGACGCCTCGGACCTGCACCCGATCAAGGAGACCGCAACACCGAGCGAGATCAGTCCCGTGCTTCGCGCATTGAACGGTCTCTTCGGCCGCGTCGCCGGCGCACGTCAGCGCGAGCAGAATTTTATCGCCTTTGCCGCCCATGAACTTAGAACGCCGCTTGCCGGGCTGAAAACCCAGGCCCAGGTGGCGCTGGCGAGCAACGATGCCGAAATCCGCGAAAAGGCTCTCGGCCAGATTGTTGCTGGTGTTGACCGCACCGGACGGCTCGTCCGGCAGTTGCTCGACATCGCGTCGGTCGAAGCGTCGGAAAAGGCGCGCACCGTGGCCGAGGTCAATCCCGGCGAGATGCTGGTTTCGCTCAGGAGCGAACTGCTTGGCCATGCCGGCAGTGCCGCGACGGTTGTCGTCGATCCCAGTCTTTGCAAGCTGCAGGTCAGGACCAATCCGGATCTGCTGCGACTTGCCGCCCGCAATCTGATGGAAAATGCGCTCCATCACTCGCCGGCCAGCGGAATGATCCTCTGCTGGCTTGAAAGCGACGACGGAACGACCACGATTGCGATCGATGACGATGGCCCGGGCATTCCGCCGGAGGAGATGCCCCACGTCACCGAGCGTTTCTTCCGCGGACGCTTCAGGGCCGCGATCGGCAGCGGCCTCGGCCTCAGCATTGCCGAACTCGCGCTCGATCACGCGGGCGCCGCGTTGGTTTTGCGAAACAAGGTCGGGGGTGGATTGTCCGCCAGGATCGTCCTGCCCAAACACCTCATCGCGTGA
- a CDS encoding adenine deaminase — translation MSNIREFIRAASGTGNKATLAIRGGRLVNVVSEEIYQADVAIYGERIIAVGDISVYVGPETKIVDATGKYLAPGMIDGHLHVECSKMSLTSFAKAVVPLGTTSIVTGLDQIIVVGGPAAAREFLDEAKQTPLKVFWGAPCKTPYTMPRSTVGHYFSPADHQATHHWPECVGIWETVREFIQEEDPDVLAALELAEKSRLPVLGCCPMTRGARLNGYQQSGVRADHESYSPEEMLEKLRAGMHVVVRESSISHFLSDNLRIVTEMGVKALRRISFCTDDVVASDILKRGHLDNMVRMAIAMGISPMAAIQMATINGADALRIDDKVGSISPGRAADILLVNDLREFRIDAVIAKGEEVARDGRMAIELVPPPRSAALLTSMKVAPLELDDLKLRYDGPGDSAAAMAIAVTPEKIFVRTRRDVTLPVKYGCVLADPAKDIQYVTVVERYGKTKNRPVAFTSGFGLREGAIASSTAPDDNNIICIGADPEDMRVAINHLIANHGGQVVVKDGKVVSFLHLPIGGIVSDIEPSEMAALEEELDDAARGLGCTLPWPFMYMFVLQITAIPEYAITDLGVVDCVRLKVISPLAGNGGEEARAAAAE, via the coding sequence GTGAGCAATATCAGAGAATTCATCCGGGCAGCCTCGGGCACCGGCAACAAGGCCACTTTGGCGATCCGCGGCGGCAGGCTCGTCAACGTCGTATCGGAAGAAATTTACCAGGCCGATGTCGCGATCTACGGCGAGCGGATCATCGCCGTCGGCGACATCTCCGTTTATGTCGGGCCGGAAACGAAGATCGTCGACGCCACGGGCAAATACCTGGCGCCCGGCATGATCGACGGCCATCTGCATGTCGAATGCTCGAAGATGTCGCTAACGAGCTTCGCCAAGGCGGTCGTCCCGCTCGGCACCACGTCGATCGTCACCGGGCTTGACCAGATCATCGTCGTCGGCGGGCCGGCGGCGGCGCGTGAATTCCTCGACGAGGCCAAGCAGACACCACTCAAGGTCTTCTGGGGCGCGCCCTGCAAGACGCCGTACACCATGCCGCGTTCGACCGTCGGGCACTATTTCAGTCCTGCCGATCACCAGGCCACCCATCACTGGCCGGAATGCGTCGGCATTTGGGAAACCGTGCGCGAGTTCATCCAGGAGGAAGACCCCGACGTGCTGGCGGCGCTCGAGCTTGCCGAAAAGAGCCGGCTCCCGGTGCTCGGCTGCTGCCCGATGACGCGCGGAGCGCGCCTCAACGGCTACCAGCAGTCCGGCGTGCGCGCCGACCACGAAAGCTATTCGCCGGAGGAAATGCTCGAAAAGCTCAGGGCCGGCATGCATGTCGTCGTGCGCGAATCCTCGATCTCCCACTTCCTCTCCGACAATCTGCGCATCGTCACCGAAATGGGCGTCAAGGCCTTGCGCCGCATCAGCTTCTGCACCGATGACGTCGTTGCCAGCGACATTCTCAAGCGCGGCCATCTCGACAATATGGTGCGCATGGCGATCGCCATGGGAATCTCGCCGATGGCGGCGATCCAGATGGCAACGATCAACGGCGCCGATGCCCTTCGCATCGACGACAAGGTCGGCTCAATCTCGCCGGGTCGCGCCGCCGACATCCTGCTCGTCAACGACCTGCGCGAGTTCAGGATCGATGCCGTCATCGCCAAGGGTGAGGAAGTCGCGCGTGACGGCCGCATGGCCATCGAACTGGTGCCGCCGCCGCGCAGCGCCGCGCTATTGACTTCGATGAAGGTCGCGCCGCTCGAACTCGACGATCTGAAGCTGCGTTATGACGGCCCCGGCGACAGCGCCGCTGCCATGGCGATCGCCGTCACGCCGGAAAAGATCTTCGTGCGCACCCGCCGCGATGTCACCCTGCCAGTCAAGTACGGATGCGTGCTCGCCGACCCGGCAAAGGACATCCAATATGTCACCGTGGTCGAGCGCTACGGCAAGACGAAAAACCGACCCGTCGCCTTCACCTCCGGCTTCGGATTGCGCGAAGGCGCAATCGCCAGTTCGACCGCGCCCGACGACAACAACATCATCTGCATCGGCGCCGACCCGGAAGACATGCGGGTCGCCATCAACCACCTGATCGCCAACCATGGCGGCCAGGTGGTGGTCAAGGACGGCAAGGTCGTCTCCTTCCTGCATCTGCCGATCGGCGGCATCGTCTCCGATATCGAACCATCGGAAATGGCGGCGCTGGAGGAGGAACTGGACGATGCGGCGCGCGGGCTCGGCTGCACCCTGCCATGGCCGTTCATGTACATGTTCGTGCTTCAAATCACCGCGATCCCGGAATATGCCATCACCGATCTCGGGGTCGTCGATTGCGTCCGGCTCAAGGTGATCTCGCCGCTCGCCGGGAACGGCGGCGAGGAAGCGCGCGCCGCAGCAGCAGAGTAA
- a CDS encoding LysR family transcriptional regulator, giving the protein MDLSLLDCFVKVADSRSISAASRLHRLPKSTLSHKIRQLEDEFGIELFVREGHQLHVTDAGAEFLRYARLIQSNCEDAATAMAEMRQEVAGTLRVGSTGEFGTTITSELLYAFRQQYPQVNLDVVFLSSRQPFSEVTEQALDGIFHWGEPSDVDYISRRLSVSSYGLVASPEYIARHGAPLKPDDLAGHRGLVFRQQTRLQSWYLTRDGDAEIDLLPAATCTTNDYWTIKYFAVAGEGIAYLPEFFVETERQAGLLQPVLAEWSSPKTAINLIYSRRRHVSKRFRAFVEFCIDFYRDRERTGIPRYYVEKVSMPSNGAIR; this is encoded by the coding sequence ATGGATCTCTCGCTTCTCGACTGCTTCGTGAAAGTTGCCGATTCCCGTTCGATTTCAGCGGCTTCCCGCCTGCATCGGCTGCCGAAATCGACCCTCAGCCACAAGATCCGGCAGCTGGAGGACGAGTTCGGCATCGAACTCTTCGTGCGCGAGGGGCATCAGCTGCATGTGACCGACGCCGGAGCGGAGTTCCTGCGTTATGCCCGGCTCATCCAGTCGAATTGCGAGGATGCGGCAACGGCGATGGCCGAGATGCGGCAGGAGGTAGCGGGCACGCTGCGCGTCGGCTCGACCGGCGAATTCGGCACGACGATCACATCCGAACTGCTCTACGCATTTCGCCAGCAATATCCGCAGGTCAATCTCGACGTCGTTTTTCTGAGCTCGCGGCAACCGTTCTCCGAGGTCACCGAGCAGGCGCTCGACGGCATCTTTCACTGGGGCGAACCATCAGATGTCGACTACATCAGTCGCCGGCTCTCGGTCTCATCTTACGGTCTCGTTGCGAGCCCCGAATACATCGCCCGGCACGGCGCACCGCTTAAGCCCGACGACCTCGCCGGCCATCGCGGGCTCGTCTTTCGCCAGCAGACACGCCTGCAATCCTGGTATCTGACGCGCGACGGCGATGCCGAGATCGATCTGCTGCCGGCGGCAACCTGCACCACCAACGACTATTGGACGATCAAGTATTTCGCGGTTGCCGGCGAGGGCATCGCCTATCTGCCGGAATTCTTCGTGGAGACGGAGCGGCAAGCGGGATTGCTTCAGCCTGTTCTGGCCGAATGGAGTTCGCCGAAAACGGCGATCAACCTGATCTATTCGCGCCGGCGGCACGTGTCGAAGCGCTTCAGGGCCTTTGTCGAATTCTGCATCGACTTTTATCGCGACCGGGAGCGCACAGGCATTCCGCGCTACTACGTGGAGAAAGTCAGCATGCCGTCGAATGGTGCGATCCGCTGA
- a CDS encoding DUF808 domain-containing protein, producing MATGLIALLDDVAAIAKMAAASLDDVAAQTAKAGAKAAGVVIDDAAVTPRYVVGLTPERELPIIGRIALGSLKNKILFLLPGALLLGYFAPWAITPLLMLGGIYLCYEGAEKLYGVFFPHAAHEHETAVLGEKTDPVALENEKVAGAVRTDFILSAEIMALTLSTVADASIYMQGVVLAAVGIAITLAVYGVVGLIVKADDAGVALAKTSVSALRAIGRGLVVGMPIFLKVLAAIGTAAMLWVGGSILVHGLAQMGYAGPEHIIHDISEAVVHALPVAPGLIGWIATSAQQALLAIVVGAATIAVMGNIVAPIWGRLRPASH from the coding sequence ATGGCTACTGGTCTCATCGCCCTGCTCGACGACGTTGCCGCCATCGCCAAAATGGCGGCCGCCTCGCTTGACGACGTCGCCGCACAGACCGCAAAGGCCGGCGCAAAAGCAGCAGGCGTGGTCATCGACGACGCAGCCGTGACGCCGCGCTACGTCGTCGGGCTGACACCGGAACGCGAACTGCCGATCATCGGCCGCATTGCGCTCGGCTCGCTCAAGAACAAGATCCTGTTCCTGTTGCCCGGTGCACTGCTGCTCGGCTACTTCGCCCCCTGGGCGATCACCCCGCTGTTGATGCTGGGCGGCATCTACCTCTGCTACGAGGGCGCCGAGAAACTTTATGGCGTCTTCTTTCCGCACGCGGCCCATGAGCACGAAACCGCCGTGCTCGGAGAAAAGACCGATCCCGTCGCGCTTGAAAACGAGAAGGTCGCCGGCGCCGTGCGCACCGATTTCATCCTGTCGGCCGAGATCATGGCGCTCACGCTCTCAACCGTCGCCGATGCCAGCATCTATATGCAGGGCGTGGTGCTTGCCGCGGTCGGCATCGCCATTACGCTTGCCGTCTATGGCGTCGTCGGCCTGATCGTCAAAGCCGACGATGCGGGCGTCGCGCTGGCCAAGACCTCCGTATCGGCGCTACGCGCCATCGGCCGCGGCCTGGTCGTCGGCATGCCGATCTTTCTGAAGGTTCTCGCCGCCATCGGCACTGCGGCGATGCTCTGGGTCGGCGGCAGCATTCTCGTCCACGGCCTTGCCCAGATGGGATATGCCGGCCCGGAACACATCATCCACGACATCTCCGAAGCCGTGGTCCACGCGCTCCCAGTTGCCCCGGGTCTGATCGGCTGGATTGCCACGTCGGCGCAGCAGGCCCTGCTGGCGATCGTCGTCGGCGCTGCAACCATCGCCGTCATGGGCAACATCGTCGCGCCGATCTGGGGACGACTGAGACCTGCGAGCCACTGA
- a CDS encoding TetR family transcriptional regulator has product MDDSIDSQLDATRQENVSRILDAAERLFRHFGYSKTNVADIARDLGMSPANIYRFFASKAEIHQAICGRMLAASYQQAQDICRQSLSATERLRQYIRAQHQMTVEVMLDDQKVHEMVVIAMERDWHVIDKHIDRLHALVADVIREGILAGEFPEQDADAASRCFGAATVILCHPQMVAQCLSKENRATPDELIEFAIKALKN; this is encoded by the coding sequence ATGGATGACAGCATCGACAGCCAGCTGGACGCGACGCGTCAGGAAAACGTCTCGCGGATCCTGGATGCGGCCGAGCGGCTGTTTCGGCATTTCGGCTATTCGAAGACCAATGTGGCCGACATCGCCCGCGATCTCGGCATGTCGCCCGCCAATATCTACCGTTTCTTCGCTTCGAAGGCGGAGATCCATCAGGCGATCTGCGGCCGCATGCTGGCTGCCAGCTATCAGCAGGCTCAGGACATCTGCCGGCAGTCGCTGAGCGCGACCGAGCGCTTGCGGCAATATATCCGCGCGCAGCATCAAATGACGGTGGAGGTCATGCTCGACGACCAGAAGGTGCACGAGATGGTCGTCATCGCGATGGAACGCGACTGGCACGTGATCGACAAGCACATCGATCGTCTGCACGCCCTTGTCGCCGATGTGATCCGCGAAGGCATTCTCGCGGGCGAATTCCCCGAACAGGACGCCGACGCGGCCTCCAGATGTTTCGGCGCCGCGACCGTGATCCTCTGCCACCCGCAGATGGTGGCTCAATGTCTCTCGAAGGAAAATCGGGCGACGCCGGATGAACTGATCGAATTTGCGATCAAGGCACTGAAAAACTGA
- a CDS encoding NCS2 family permease, with translation MNYQPKGVEPASGQAQASWLASLLDRYFQISKFGSTIRTEILAGLTTFLAASYVIVVNPSILSHAGIPFSAGVTATVLVSFIGSCAMGLYARSPILVAPGMGINALFAYTMVVGAKVPLEIALGCVFWAGVLFTVMAFFNLRQTIIEAIPVDLRYGIACGIGLFIALIGFENAKFIIANPDTIVGLTTFNPVTLTFIAGFILTVALVVRKVPGAMMAGMILTTILSIPIGRWWGDGSAFSPDRPDVHTLVNWSGFSAAPDFSFIGQIDLVGALSLIYLPFIFVFLFTNFIEALSTFLGLAEAADLKDEQGLPRNIKQSMHVDAVAALISAPLGTSPATVYLESGAGIAQGGRTGLVALVAGLLFVPFLFLSPLLSLVPAVATAPVLILTGLFMSEPMSKIRWTDIDEAIPAFLAIVLIPLTFSITLGLSLAIIAYVLIKLVCGRAGDVKPVMWFVALLAAALIAQTQ, from the coding sequence ATGAACTACCAACCCAAGGGCGTTGAGCCGGCGTCAGGCCAGGCACAAGCCTCCTGGCTCGCCAGCCTGCTTGACCGCTACTTCCAGATTTCCAAATTCGGCTCGACCATTCGAACCGAAATCCTCGCCGGGCTGACCACCTTTCTCGCCGCCTCCTACGTGATCGTCGTCAACCCTTCGATCCTGTCCCACGCCGGCATTCCGTTTTCGGCCGGCGTAACGGCGACCGTACTCGTCAGCTTCATCGGCAGCTGCGCCATGGGGCTCTATGCGCGAAGCCCGATCCTGGTGGCGCCGGGCATGGGCATCAATGCGCTGTTTGCCTATACGATGGTTGTCGGCGCCAAGGTACCGCTGGAAATCGCGCTGGGCTGCGTCTTCTGGGCCGGCGTGCTCTTCACCGTCATGGCCTTCTTCAACCTGCGCCAGACGATCATCGAGGCGATCCCGGTCGACCTGCGTTATGGCATCGCCTGCGGCATCGGTCTGTTCATCGCACTGATCGGCTTCGAGAATGCCAAGTTCATCATCGCCAATCCGGATACGATCGTCGGGCTGACGACGTTCAACCCCGTAACCCTCACCTTCATTGCCGGCTTCATCCTGACGGTCGCGCTGGTGGTCCGCAAAGTTCCCGGCGCGATGATGGCCGGCATGATCCTCACCACCATCCTCTCCATCCCGATCGGCCGCTGGTGGGGCGACGGCAGCGCGTTTTCGCCGGATAGGCCTGATGTGCATACACTGGTCAATTGGAGCGGCTTTTCCGCGGCACCGGATTTCAGCTTCATCGGCCAGATCGACCTCGTCGGCGCCTTGAGCCTGATCTACCTGCCGTTCATCTTCGTCTTCCTGTTCACCAATTTCATCGAGGCACTCTCGACCTTCCTCGGCCTTGCCGAAGCGGCTGACCTCAAGGACGAGCAGGGATTGCCGCGCAACATCAAGCAATCCATGCATGTCGACGCCGTCGCTGCGCTGATCTCCGCACCGCTCGGCACCAGCCCCGCCACCGTCTATCTGGAATCGGGCGCTGGCATTGCGCAGGGCGGCCGTACCGGGCTTGTCGCCCTTGTCGCCGGCCTGCTGTTCGTGCCGTTCCTGTTCCTGTCGCCGCTGTTGTCGCTCGTTCCGGCCGTGGCAACCGCGCCCGTTCTGATCCTCACCGGCCTCTTCATGTCCGAGCCGATGAGCAAGATCCGCTGGACCGACATCGACGAAGCGATCCCGGCGTTCCTTGCCATCGTGCTGATCCCGCTGACATTCTCGATCACGCTCGGGCTGTCGCTCGCAATCATTGCCTATGTGCTGATCAAGCTGGTCTGCGGGCGGGCGGGCGATGTAAAACCGGTCATGTGGTTCGTCGCCCTCTTGGCGGCAGCGCTCATCGCCCAGACCCAGTAA
- a CDS encoding DUF1801 domain-containing protein has translation MDKRIEAFLADIRDRGDTQFAIVSRLREIALASGAGISEEIKYGGLLFSAARPFCGIFPYSAHVTLEFSEGAALPDAHGVLMGQGKARRHIKMHCLSDIAAKHVAAYVDLALRAAG, from the coding sequence ATGGACAAGCGCATTGAAGCCTTCCTCGCCGATATTCGCGACCGCGGCGACACACAGTTCGCGATTGTTTCGCGGCTGCGCGAGATCGCATTGGCGTCCGGGGCGGGCATTTCGGAAGAGATCAAATATGGCGGCTTGCTGTTTTCCGCCGCGCGACCGTTCTGCGGCATATTTCCGTATTCGGCCCATGTCACCCTGGAATTCAGCGAGGGCGCCGCGCTACCGGACGCGCATGGCGTGCTGATGGGTCAAGGCAAGGCGCGCCGCCACATCAAGATGCATTGCCTGTCCGATATCGCGGCAAAGCATGTGGCCGCCTATGTTGACTTGGCTTTGAGAGCCGCCGGCTGA
- a CDS encoding L,D-transpeptidase, which yields MSDIDELNPLPSARTYLRSGGSLTRRSLFVGATAILLSGCAATARPTPKPTVVEMTPPLKGTVPPMYDAMPDEQFPIPAVDVSQVDPKFWRQEVDYPTQERPGTIIVDTPAKHLYHVLPGQRAMRYGIGVGREGFAWSGRAVVAYKRKWPRWTPPDEMVARQPRLEPYSIKNGGMGPGLKNPLGARALYIHKDGKDTLYRIHGSPEARSIGKAVSSGCIRMLNQDVVYLHAQVRDGSPIVVIPDPSKAHLATS from the coding sequence ATGTCCGATATAGATGAACTGAACCCGTTACCATCAGCCAGAACCTATTTGCGATCCGGCGGCTCGCTGACGCGCCGCAGCCTTTTCGTTGGCGCGACGGCCATCCTGCTTTCAGGTTGTGCAGCAACCGCGCGCCCGACACCGAAGCCGACGGTGGTCGAGATGACGCCGCCGCTCAAGGGCACCGTTCCGCCGATGTACGACGCGATGCCGGATGAGCAATTTCCCATTCCCGCGGTCGATGTCTCCCAGGTCGATCCGAAGTTCTGGCGCCAGGAAGTCGACTATCCGACACAGGAGCGGCCGGGCACGATCATCGTCGATACGCCGGCGAAACACCTCTACCACGTGTTGCCCGGCCAGCGCGCCATGCGCTATGGCATCGGTGTCGGCCGCGAGGGTTTTGCCTGGTCCGGGCGGGCGGTGGTCGCCTATAAACGGAAATGGCCGCGCTGGACGCCGCCCGACGAAATGGTGGCGCGGCAGCCGAGGCTCGAGCCCTACAGCATCAAGAACGGCGGCATGGGGCCGGGCCTGAAGAACCCTTTGGGCGCGCGGGCGCTCTATATCCATAAGGACGGCAAGGACACGCTCTACCGCATCCATGGCAGTCCCGAGGCACGGTCGATCGGCAAGGCCGTCTCGTCCGGGTGCATCCGCATGCTCAACCAGGATGTGGTCTATCTGCACGCTCAGGTCCGAGACGGTAGCCCGATCGTCGTCATTCCCGATCCGTCGAAGGCGCATCTCGCCACGAGCTGA
- a CDS encoding response regulator, whose protein sequence is MRVLIVEDDDILRDGLKVGLALAGFTTDAVATRESADAALAAGKFDAVVLDLMLPDGSGADVLKKLRDARNDTPVLLLTARDTVADRVSGLDMGADDYLGKPFDLDEVAARLRALARRSAGRSTAFIEWSTIRLDPARQSVEKAGAPVRLSRREYSILHALMSQPGAIFSKAMLEDKLYGWQEEVESNAVEVHIHHLRSKLGSSLIETVRGIGYRLGSNI, encoded by the coding sequence GTGCGGGTACTGATTGTCGAAGACGATGACATTTTGCGCGACGGGCTGAAGGTCGGTTTGGCGCTCGCCGGTTTTACCACCGATGCCGTCGCCACCCGGGAGAGCGCCGACGCGGCGCTGGCCGCAGGCAAGTTCGACGCCGTCGTCCTTGATCTCATGCTGCCGGACGGCTCCGGTGCGGACGTGCTGAAAAAACTGCGCGACGCACGCAACGACACGCCGGTGCTGCTCTTGACCGCCCGCGACACGGTCGCCGATCGCGTCAGCGGGCTGGACATGGGCGCCGACGACTATCTCGGTAAACCCTTTGACCTCGATGAGGTGGCAGCACGGTTGCGCGCGCTCGCGCGCCGATCCGCCGGTCGATCGACCGCCTTCATCGAATGGTCGACGATCCGGCTCGATCCAGCCCGGCAATCGGTGGAAAAGGCAGGCGCGCCGGTCCGGCTCTCGCGTCGGGAATATTCCATCCTGCATGCGCTGATGTCGCAGCCGGGCGCGATCTTTTCGAAGGCGATGCTGGAGGACAAGCTTTACGGCTGGCAGGAAGAGGTCGAAAGCAACGCGGTCGAGGTGCATATCCATCACCTGCGCAGCAAGCTCGGCTCAAGCCTGATCGAAACCGTCAGGGGCATCGGCTACCGGCTCGGCAGCAACATCTGA